In the genome of Arachis stenosperma cultivar V10309 chromosome 2, arast.V10309.gnm1.PFL2, whole genome shotgun sequence, the window GAAAATCTACCAGCAGAGATCAATAACTTTATTTTGCCAAATACATGACTAAATATTACAAAATTAATGTTTAGGTTGCAATACTTTTTTAGTTTAGTAGCAAAGATAAAATGATATTTGCACCCATCATAAGTAATGGCATCATTATGCTACAACATAAACCACGATTCAACTCTCTAAAGGAAAATATTAGATTTGTCATTACATCATTAAACACAACATTACAAACAAACCATATACTCCTACCATCAAAGTCTAACAACTAAAACACTAGTAATAATAAGCATAACCTCTCAATATATGCTAGCTAGctagttattaattattagagaACTCTAGACACTGGACCTAAATACCTTGTTATATATTAACCCTAAACTAATCACTACCTAGTACTAATAAATTAAGCACACATACATTAGAAGCTAGCATATATGATTAGGATTATAATAAGACGATGGTACTACTTGTTTTGGTTCTTGGTGACAAACTTGGACTCATCAATCTCAACGCCTTCTTCTTTAGCACGCTCTTCTCCAGATTTCTCCATGGTGCTGAATCCACCCTTGCGACCCATCTCTTGGTACCCTTCTGTTCCCAACTGTTCCCTCCTTGTTTGCCCTCCCTTGCTTCTTCCTGATAGTGAAACAACatctttatatcatataatTGCATATTCATTTATATAGATTTAACGtaacattattaatttattaccgagattataataataataataattaataacctTCAGCAAGATGCTTCTGAGCCTCAAGGGACTTGCCACCAGTTCCACCAGGGACCACAGTCTCTCCCTGTTTTGCCCTTTCGTCAAGCTCTTGTTGGTTTTGTTGCTTAGATGCCATGCTTATAACTTATATCTATGCAATAATTTAGTTGACTATACTGGACTCTTTGCTCAATATGCTAACATAGTCCTTGATGAGGCTTTATATAGGCAACAAATTTGGGTTGCataattaatactaaaattattCGATAGTAATGAAGAAAAATCAAGAACGTGACAACTACTTAGAAAGGAACAGTGAACATGGCCATGCATAGACACGTGCGGTGCATGCGTGGCAAAATATGAGTAAGACATGTAACGCAATTCCGAAAATGACACGATGTCCAGTTATTTATTTGGAAATAGGACAGCTAACTTTTAATATGAGCATGTACTCTTTGTTCTGTTGCAGGTTTGTATTCTACAGTGTTTCTCATAAGtttctttagtttttattagattttaacTAATTTCTCTTAAGCATTGTATTGTTTATTCTTTCAAGTAGGATTGTCATGTGTTACAGTTAAAGTGCTTTCAACCTTAGTCTTCATAACACTTGCGAATTCGCTTCCTTAACATATGAACTATATGTATTCAATCCGTACTCTCAATTTTTCAATTCCATCTTACTTGATACGACTCTGTAACAAATAAATTTCATCCaatatatatcttttaaataagttaatttttaaacaaaataattaacctattaattttcagttttctttcccacccaaactgAGGTAATAGGAATTAAACGGAATTATTAAGAAGGTATACAGTAGTGTATAAAAATTTTATGGTAAattttactatattttttttaaaataatatgtaatttattttgtatgattTGTCCGTATATGATaataattaactatatttatCCCTTGAGTTATTCAAAATTTAACGagagttaatatttttttgtgattaataagagttaatattttaattataataaaattattctgtaatttaaattattatttaaaatgaataattatatattattttaaaatattaataactaaattttttatttaaaaatttacacgatttataatttgataaaaaatatattgaaaaatgactaattttaatttcacaAAATACACATTTTATACATAGATAAGAAATAATGTATatgtttaatataattttttttgttaagtgATAACAAATAATGCATGTGCTTCAAGTAACCGAAATTCAAAAGtgttttttaagaaaaaatgaactaaaaaaattaattattaatattttaaaaaatatataattatttattttaaataataatttaattataaaataattctaCTATAATTAAGATATTAATTTTCATTAAATTAAACCAACTCAAatgataaatataattaattattaaattaaaataacatgttattttatatattattttacatattattttagaaaaaatgagataaaatttatcaaattttatatataaaatattgttttataaaaaattaactctCTCTATATTCTATAAAAATCTAATCTAAAATTAGTGTGTCTCTGTCGGCATGGCCAATATCCATAAAtggttttaaattaaaaactaaagtAAACCAAATACAAATaggcactgttcataccttgggtcaagctgtccgactcGGGATGTTCtgcagacaaagcgaccgacctcttcaggctAAGACAACTCGGCCTCTTCTTAAAAAGCTCgaccaagtcacaggaaagcccaataaaagGGCCCAAGCATAGGAACACGACCCGAATCCAAGGGCGGCCcaaagcctatagagataaaggcggttcccttaaagataagatgacctcgctcgaagataaagataagataagataactaacttatcttatctaagaaggtcactctatgccattataaatacactgagcacccaagtataactcatactctgattctactcaatacctgcttaatacccttgctaacttaagcatcggagtcccttgcaggtaccccccaccctccgaggacgaaggatcagcatcatcaccTAGTCCAACGAGTCGGACACAGCGACTCCGATCACCATCATCAAGATCGGACTCCgcagctccgaccagcacagaagatctcatccgagatcgacctctagtttcaggtaaccctcggaacaggcaccattttaaaattttcgcaaTTCGgttcctaaattttttttcgattGACTGATTTCCTCTCAAAATTCCTCGTATTGATTATGAAACATGATAACTGTCGTAGAAGATGATACTTGCAAATTTTGTCCAAAATTAAACCCAAACATTCTTTCTAAAAATTTTGTTCTAGAAAAAGTTTgataatttgattttaatttaaaaattagaacTAAAATCGTATCAAAATATCCAAAGAGTACCCAAAACAATTATGTACTTTGATTCCATTACTTCATGGATATGCTGATATTCAGGACTTGAAAACAAGATATGTGTTGAGTTGAAAAAtcaactaaattaattagtgatgacaaatattatttttgggcaaaataaataattagtgttaattaattataattacttAGTACTAATTGTTTATTGTTGCAGGCCAAAATTCAACAGTCTAAATGGAATGAAAAGCAATCAGCAAGACTGGTGGGCTGGTCAAACAAGCAAAGCCCAAAAGAAACAAAGCCAAAATCAAACGGGTTGCTTAATGGATGTTTGATCCAAGCCCGAGTTGATTTCATTTTCCTCTATCTTGCTCTCACCAAAGCAACGCTCCTCTCTCTATTGTCTTAGTCAAATCAAAG includes:
- the LOC130960748 gene encoding protein SLE2-like, which gives rise to MASKQQNQQELDERAKQGETVVPGGTGGKSLEAQKHLAEGRSKGGQTRREQLGTEGYQEMGRKGGFSTMEKSGEERAKEEGVEIDESKFVTKNQNK